A part of Tessaracoccus timonensis genomic DNA contains:
- a CDS encoding PaaI family thioesterase, with protein sequence MSNIPEWAAELTSPLDAKLGITLLELAPDRVVARMPVEGNQQPLGLLHGGATGALVESAASIAAITHARTMGKLAVGVDLHVTHLEAVTAGAVTATATAVRLGRTVAVYRAEVRDDAGRMTAVGQLTCQLVEPR encoded by the coding sequence ATGTCGAACATTCCCGAATGGGCCGCGGAACTCACCAGTCCATTGGATGCCAAGCTCGGCATCACGCTGCTCGAACTCGCACCCGATCGGGTGGTCGCGCGTATGCCGGTGGAGGGCAACCAGCAACCCCTGGGCCTGCTGCATGGCGGCGCCACCGGCGCTCTGGTCGAGTCTGCCGCGTCGATCGCGGCCATCACCCACGCCCGGACGATGGGGAAATTAGCGGTGGGCGTCGATCTTCATGTCACGCACTTGGAAGCCGTGACTGCAGGTGCAGTGACAGCGACGGCGACGGCCGTCCGTCTTGGACGCACCGTCGCCGTATACCGAGCGGAGGTTCGAGATGACGCCGGGCGAATGACCGCAGTTGGTCAACTCACCTGCCAGCTGGTCGAACCTCGCTGA
- a CDS encoding NUDIX domain-containing protein, with protein sequence MIEDQRQQWPVQSREVLAEGRVMSFVEEVIDTPSGDTMVRQFTTHPGAVAIVAWDEERDEIAVLRQYRHPVGMELVEIPAGLLDVPGEPWYEAAARELAEEAQLQAARWDVLIDIVTTPGGCQESLRIFLARQLSPAARPAEFVLEGEEREMSVGRAPRTELVDAVYAGRCQSPTLVAGILALETARLSGRIDELRDVDAPWAIRE encoded by the coding sequence ATGATCGAAGATCAACGTCAACAGTGGCCGGTGCAGTCGCGCGAGGTGCTCGCCGAGGGGCGGGTGATGAGCTTCGTCGAAGAGGTCATCGATACCCCATCGGGAGACACGATGGTGCGCCAATTCACTACCCATCCGGGCGCGGTTGCCATCGTTGCGTGGGACGAGGAACGCGACGAGATTGCGGTGCTCAGGCAATACCGCCACCCCGTCGGCATGGAGCTCGTCGAGATTCCCGCCGGCCTGCTCGATGTCCCTGGTGAACCGTGGTACGAAGCCGCCGCACGTGAGCTGGCCGAGGAAGCCCAGCTGCAGGCAGCAAGGTGGGACGTGCTCATCGACATCGTCACGACGCCGGGTGGCTGCCAAGAATCGCTGCGCATCTTCCTGGCGCGCCAACTATCTCCTGCCGCACGCCCCGCAGAGTTCGTCCTTGAGGGAGAGGAACGGGAGATGTCGGTGGGGCGCGCCCCCCGGACCGAACTCGTCGACGCCGTCTACGCGGGCCGATGCCAGTCGCCGACGCTGGTGGCAGGCATCTTGGCGTTGGAGACCGCCCGCCTGTCCGGACGCATCGACGAGCTGCGTGACGTCGACGCACCCTGGGCGATTCGCGAATGA